The following DNA comes from Arthrobacter sp. SLBN-83.
TCCTCCATCCAGCCGCGCTCATGGCCGCGTCCCTAAATGCGGTCAGCGGACCCCAACGAGGTCCACGACGAAGATCAGGGCTTCGTTGGGGGCGATGGCGCCGCCGGCGCCACGGGAGCCGTAAGCCAGCTCCGACGGGATCTCCAGGCGGCGGCGGCCGCCCACCTTCATGCCCAGCAGGCCCTGGTCCCAGCCCTGGATGACCTGGCCGACGCCGACGCAGAAGTCCAGCGGTGCGCCGCGCCCCCACGAGGCGTCGAATTCCTCGCCAGTGGACCAGGCAACGCCGACGTAGTGGGTGGAGACGGTGTCCCCTGCCTTGGCTTCGCGGCCGTCACCTTCGATGAGGTCGGTGATGACGAGTTCCGTGGGGACGTCGCCTTCCGGGAAATCGATCTCGGGCTTCTGGCGGTCGAATTCCCGCTGTCCAAACGACATGCTTGCTCCTAAGTGTCGGTGCTTATGGTTGCCGCGGAGGACGCGGCGTCCCTGTAAGTCTTGCTACTTGACCCCGAGGATGTCCACTACGAACACCAGGTCGCCCTTCGCCTGGCCCTGGCCGGCGTCGCCGTAGGCCAGGTCCTTGGGGATGACCAACAGGACGCGGGAGCCTACGGTTTTACCGGTGAGGCCCTGGGTCCAGCCCTTGATGACGCCGGAGAGCGGGAAGGTGGCCGGCTGGCCACGGTCGAAGCTGGAATCGAACTTGGTGCCGTCGCTGAGGTTGACGCCGACGTAGTTCACGGTGAGCGTGTCGGATTCCTTCACGGTGGCACCGCTGCCCTTGATCAGGTCCTGCGATACGAGGGACGTGGGCGCGGCTGCACCGGCCACGTTGATTTCCGGTACGCCGTCCTTCTCAGTCACCGTGGGCAGCCCCGCCTGCGGCGACACGGTTTCACCCTGGGGCTTGTCCAGAACGGGAGTGGGGTCTGAGGCGGAAAGAACCTTGATGATCAGCAACTGGGTGGGATCGGCAGCGGCAGTGGGGCTGGCGCTGGGGCTTGCGCTGTCGGACGGGCTGGGGCTTGCCGACGGCGCACTCTGCTGGCCGGGGACGGCGAGGGCAAGGCTGGAGCCCACCTTTGCGCCCACGAAAGCGTTGTAGATGACGGCGTTGCTGGTCTTGAGCTCATCGTTGAGCTCAAAGCTTTGAGGTTCGTTGGGGAACGTATCCTCCAGCTGGGATCCGTCCGTGCCGTTCAGGGCCAGGATGGAGATCTTGGCGACCTGGTTGGCCTTCACGGTGTCGCCGCTGCCTTCGGAGACCACTTTGATGGTGGGCTGGGTGACGGTCAGCGGCTTGTCGAAGTCCACACCCGGGGCCTTCTTGTCGCCGTTGTCGGTCAGCTTGAGGGAGTCGAACTTTGCAGTCTCCCCGGCGGACTGGCTGCTGGGTTCGGGCTGGGAGGCTGTACCTCCGCAGGCGGTCAGGAGCAGCAGGCCGGGGAGGAGGATTGCTAGTAGTCGGCGCACGTAGGAAAACTTTCGTCGGGGCAGGGTGGATACGACATTCCGCGTGGCGGCGGACAGTGCCGTGGAGAGGTCCCGTTAAAAAGGACCTTATCCAGAATAGACCCTGAAGCTGGACGTCAGCCCGGAGCCGATCAACCCATGGAGTCCAGCAGCGCATCCACCCGCTCATCGACGCTTCGGAAGGGGTCCTTGCAGAGGATTGTCTGGTGCGCACGGTCGTTCAACTTCAGGTGCACCCAATCGACCGTGTAGTCGCGCCCCAGTTCCTGTGCCCGGCGGACAAAGTCCCCGCGGAGCTTTGCGCGGGTGGTCTGCGGTGGCGCGTCCACGGCACTCTTGATGACCGTGTCGTCGACGATCCGGCGTACCGCGCCCCGGGACTGCAGCAGGTAGAAGAGTCCCCGGCTGCGGGAAATGTCATGGTAGGTAAGGTCGAGCTGGGCGATCCGGGGGGCCTCCAGGCCCAGACCGTGCCGATCGCGGTAGTTGTCCATCAGCTTCTTCTTGATGGCCCAGTCGATTTCCGTGTCGATGCCCCTGGTATCACCCGATTCGATGGCGTGCAGCGTGCGTTCCCACAGATCCAGGATCACGGGAACGTGCTGGTTGTGGGCGCCGTGTTCCTTGACGAACGCCGTGACCTTGGTCAGGTATTCCTGCTGGATTTCAAGGGCTGTGAGTTGGCGGCCGTTGGCCAGGCGGACCAGGGCGCGGCCGCTGAGGTCGTGGGAGATTTCCCGGATGCTGCGGATGGGGTTTTCCATCCGCATGTCGCGCATGATCACGCCCGCTTCGATCATCCGAAGAACCAGGTCCACGGTGCCGATCTTCATCAGGGCCGTCGCTTCGGACATGTTGGAATCTCCGACGATGACGTGCAGCCGCCGGTAGAACTCGGCATCCGCGTGCGGCTCGTCCCTTGTGTTGATGATGGGGCGGGACCGGGTGGTGGCGGAGGAGACACCCTCCCAGATGTGGTCGGCGCGCTGGGAAAACGCGTAGGTCGCCCCATGGGGAGTCTTCAGGATCTTGCCGGCCCCGGCGATGAGCTGCCGGGTTACGAGGAACGGAATCAGGATCTCGGCAAGACGGGAAAACTCACCGCGCCGGGGAATCAGGTAGTTCTCGTGGCTGCCGTAGGAATTGCCCGCGGAGTCTGTGTTGTTCTTGAACAGGTACACGGTGCCGTTGAACCCTTCGGCAGCCAGCCTGGCCTGCGCCTCATCCACCAGGTCGTCAAGGATCAGCTCACCCGCACGGTCATGGGCGATCAGCTGGGCAAGATCGTCGCATTCTGCCGTGGCGTATTCCGGGTGGGACCCTACATCGAGGTACAGCCGCGAACCGTTGGTAAGGAACACGTTGGACGAACGGCCCCAGCTGACCACCTTGCGGAACAGGTACCGGGCCACCTCCTCGGGAGCAAGAGGCCTGGAGTCCGGGCTCGAGTAAGAGATCCCGAACTCGGTTTCGATGCCGAAGATTCTCTTGTCCATGTGGTCCTCCTAGGCCAGCAGTGCTGTGATGTCCGCGTCGTTAAGCCTGCGGAAGGCGCGCCGCGTGCCGCGGGTGCTCTCGGAAAGCCTGTCCAGTACGGCTACTTCGAGTGCGCTGGGCGGCAATGGCGCAGCCGACTGCTCCCCCTCCTGGACGGGCGTAAGACCCTTGAGTGCCAGCCGCACGGCGTCGGCGAAGCCAAGTGAGGCCTGCCAACCGGCGTCGATGGCCGATGACACCTTCTCAGCCTGGCCACCCATCACCACGAAGCTGTGCTCGTCGGCGATCGAGCCGTCGAACGTCAGCCGGTACAGGTGGTCTTCGGCCTGCGTGTTGCCCACCTCGGCGACGGCAAGTTCCACCTCGAAAGGCTTTTGTTCGGCGGTGAAGACGGCACCGAGGCTTTGCGCGTAGACGCTTGCCAGGCCGCGGGCGGTCACGTCCTCGCGGTCATAGGAGTAGCCGCGGACGTCGGCGTAGCGGACGCCGGCCTGCCGGAGGCTTTCGAATTCGTTGTACTTGCCCACGGCGGCGAAGGCGATCTTGTCATAAATCTCGCCGATCTTGTGGAGGGATGGCGAGGGGTTCTCGGCGACGAGTGCAATGCCGTCCGCGCAGCTGATAACCACCAC
Coding sequences within:
- a CDS encoding FKBP-type peptidyl-prolyl cis-trans isomerase, whose product is MSFGQREFDRQKPEIDFPEGDVPTELVITDLIEGDGREAKAGDTVSTHYVGVAWSTGEEFDASWGRGAPLDFCVGVGQVIQGWDQGLLGMKVGGRRRLEIPSELAYGSRGAGGAIAPNEALIFVVDLVGVR
- a CDS encoding FKBP-type peptidyl-prolyl cis-trans isomerase, whose amino-acid sequence is MRRLLAILLPGLLLLTACGGTASQPEPSSQSAGETAKFDSLKLTDNGDKKAPGVDFDKPLTVTQPTIKVVSEGSGDTVKANQVAKISILALNGTDGSQLEDTFPNEPQSFELNDELKTSNAVIYNAFVGAKVGSSLALAVPGQQSAPSASPSPSDSASPSASPTAAADPTQLLIIKVLSASDPTPVLDKPQGETVSPQAGLPTVTEKDGVPEINVAGAAAPTSLVSQDLIKGSGATVKESDTLTVNYVGVNLSDGTKFDSSFDRGQPATFPLSGVIKGWTQGLTGKTVGSRVLLVIPKDLAYGDAGQGQAKGDLVFVVDILGVK
- the pafA gene encoding Pup--protein ligase, producing the protein MDKRIFGIETEFGISYSSPDSRPLAPEEVARYLFRKVVSWGRSSNVFLTNGSRLYLDVGSHPEYATAECDDLAQLIAHDRAGELILDDLVDEAQARLAAEGFNGTVYLFKNNTDSAGNSYGSHENYLIPRRGEFSRLAEILIPFLVTRQLIAGAGKILKTPHGATYAFSQRADHIWEGVSSATTRSRPIINTRDEPHADAEFYRRLHVIVGDSNMSEATALMKIGTVDLVLRMIEAGVIMRDMRMENPIRSIREISHDLSGRALVRLANGRQLTALEIQQEYLTKVTAFVKEHGAHNQHVPVILDLWERTLHAIESGDTRGIDTEIDWAIKKKLMDNYRDRHGLGLEAPRIAQLDLTYHDISRSRGLFYLLQSRGAVRRIVDDTVIKSAVDAPPQTTRAKLRGDFVRRAQELGRDYTVDWVHLKLNDRAHQTILCKDPFRSVDERVDALLDSMG
- the prcA gene encoding proteasome subunit alpha gives rise to the protein MTQQFYVSPEQLMKDRADFARKGIARGRSVVVISCADGIALVAENPSPSLHKIGEIYDKIAFAAVGKYNEFESLRQAGVRYADVRGYSYDREDVTARGLASVYAQSLGAVFTAEQKPFEVELAVAEVGNTQAEDHLYRLTFDGSIADEHSFVVMGGQAEKVSSAIDAGWQASLGFADAVRLALKGLTPVQEGEQSAAPLPPSALEVAVLDRLSESTRGTRRAFRRLNDADITALLA